From Carassius auratus strain Wakin chromosome 9, ASM336829v1, whole genome shotgun sequence:
CCAGGGTCACTTTGCGCCACTGTAAGCCATGAGTAGTCATTCTGCAGTCCTGTATCCTGCTGACTCACCAGTGCTAATAAACATGGATTTAATCCTGTCAGATTTCATCTTTTGTGTGCACAAattgtccatatatatatatatatatatatatatatttaaaatatttattacagaaataagaaTATACTCGTGCaaaatgattgtaattgaaacagttgtgatttgtgattgtgttcattgcaattaaatgaaaaactattatagattaaattaatatgaaatgcAATTAGAAAAAATTAGAGAGCTTTTAtgacttaatttatataatttcattaattctattgtcttttaaatatttaaccctggaccacaaaaccagtcttaagtcgctggggtatatttttaacattgtatgggtcaaaattatagatttttcttttatgccaaaaatccataggatattaagtaaagatcatgttgcatgaaTATATTTTCTACATTTCTTACCATatttagtatttagatttttttttttttgcaccctcagattccagaatttcagatcctaacaaatcatacatcaattgaaagtttatttattcagttttcagatgatgtataaatgtcAACTTAGAAAGATTTACACTTAAGACACTTAAGTTAAAGTGCACtgctgaaattaaattatatttgctgtcatttctactctctctctctctctatatatatatatatacacacacacacacacacacacacacacacacacacaaatatatatgtatttacccatttctaataaagtttaaattaagtggatttaaaatttatataatttaaatgtaatatatttgaaaaaatacatttaaaattatgatcaagtactttacatgtgctttaatattttagtcaacacatcaaaataagtgcacttctttaaaacatgacaatgttttaagataattaaaatgatttaaaatgtatttcaagtattactttattaaagtgcactttttactTTCTGTAAGTGTGCTTAAGTGGAATTTTATGTCATATATTAGCTGCAAGCACAGTTTTTTAAAGAatgcttttaagatttgaagcacACTATAATTGCAAATTTCTTACAATTTAGCACACTTTTTCAAAAGGGTAAGTTTAACAGTAATGTTACAGTCAAAAACACAGATTTCTCCACAAGTCATATCAGCTTCCCAAGCAAAGCTGTTGCAATAATCCATTGTTATTTTAAGTCAATGGGAAGATAATGATTAAAAGGAGTAATGCTGATGAAAAACCACACGTTGCATAACTGAGTCAAAGGCCATCATGTGAGGAGGAAtcgaagagagaaagaaagaaggaatttAGTTAACACTGTAAAAAGAGTGACAGCACAAATAGTAaggaaagacaaagaaaaaaggaaagaaaaaaagagaaaacaatggTGAAGACACATAGATGCAAGAAACTCTCATGTAAAGAGCAACCTTTGGACCAAGAATGGCATAGAAGAATAGAGAGCCTAGATGTGAATTCCAGTCCTTCATTGATGCTGAATATTGCCCTTGCACTCCaagtaagtatttatttatttatttttcttatctcTTTTGAAAGTTAAAAAAGTCATATAGCACAGTAAGCATGCACTTTAACTCCTCTGTGGATCACAGCTATACTCTAGCTGTTGAAAGTGAAGTCATCCTTGATTTTCTTttgtaacttaaaaaaacatactttcaCATTTTAGTTACAAATGCTGAAATCTTACCTCATAATGAATTACATAGACAGGATGTTCTCAGAGCAAACATTTAACACAACAACTGAAAAAGTAAAAAGTGTTTTGCTCTCTGTCTCCACACAGCATGTGCTGGTTCTGTCCTCTCTGTGTGCGCTGGTTGTGGAAACACTCATTCAGGAAGTAGACAAAGACAGAATAGTGGCCTATGTGTTCTTTAACTCAGGTATATCTACGCTGTTGCAGAGCTGGATTGGATCACGGTAAGATTACATTTACCCTGTTGCTTTCCATGTGAGCTGATATAGTTGCACTAAAGCATCTATAGAGATAAGTCCAATGTTTACTCTGTTTAGTTTGCCATTGATCTTGGCTCCATCTTTGGACTTTCTGATCCCTGCCTTGGCTCTGCTTTCTGCTCAGTCAGGTGAGAATGACAGAATTAAAGTGAAGCCAAAGACATTCTAAATACCTACCCACTTAAACACACTAACAAACCCAATGAAACACATctacagaaaaaataatattgtattgtgtgtTAGGGACTGCTGTGGCCTGCAGGGGGCAGTGCACTGAACCAGAGGAGCCTGTGGCCCCAGCACTCCCAATAAGAGAGGTAGAGCACAgtgctgtccgtggtgctgaacaTTCAGACCACCCTCCATTGTCACATTGTTCTACAGTAACGCATTGTAACAGCAGATCCCACTTCACAAAAAGTAGGCAAattgatttattaaatgtatttatttataacagcttttttttaactttatttatttgaacagggacactgtaaaatatacattaaccTTAAAAAGGAGAGATGCATTATATCAGGTTGTAGCATTTATGCTAATTTCCACCTGTAGTCCCAGGGCaggctgaaataaaattatttctgctacttgaaataaaatagatgctaaattaaatatgtattcatttatttatttaagggtttttaaaggtaatttgcttcttgaaataaaataaaattttacctttaatataattaaactttatgtcagctacatttcaaattttcattgaaaaaaaaatgactaaaatgaaataagaaaattattattttttttttaaatcaaaaactatatacaaaagaaataatgaaaatgacaaaacaagAAAATTACTACAACTTTAACTAAAGtaacaaataactttttaaaaatgtatttaaacaaaacagttaTTGTTAAAAGTATTTGTAATAACATTCCACGATATTACagtttgaaataaaatcaaattaaaaatatcaacaaaaactgtaatatatcaatcatttatgtatgtatgtatatatatatatatatatatatatatatatatatatatatatatatatatatatattatactgacAATCTGTCTGTGCGAGTTTGTCAATGCTTGTCCAGTAAAGTGTCATAATACTTATTCTACTTGGcgtattgtgtgtatgtgtttgtgtgtgtgcagttgaGAGGCATGGCTGTGGTTGCAGGTATGGTGCAGCTCGCTGTGGGTTTGACTGGTCTGGTTGGCTTTGCACTGGGACATTGTGGACCATTAGTTCTGGCTCCTCTTCTCTGCATTCTGGGTTTTTCCATCTACAGGGAGGCAGCACTGTTTTGTTCTGACCACTGGGGCATGGCTGCACTGTAAGCAAACACATTGATGAAAAAAACTGCAGTTTATAATATTAgtcatttgtaatattatttatattagtaaTTGAACAATATGGAAACACCctataagaaatacatttttcgcACATAGTGTGCAACTACATAGACACACATACTGCACTAAATacaattttctttgttttcaggGCAGTTGTTCTTCTGGTGATCCTGTCTCAGCATCTGCACTACTTTCTGCGGCTGTCAGCATTCTCCGTCTGCAAGAGACTTTCTGTGAGTCAAATAAAGGTTTTTTGGGGGcgtttcttaaagggttagttcacccaaaaatctaaattatgtcattaataactcaccctcatgtcgttccaaaccggtaagacctccatttatcttcagaacacagtttaagatattttagatttagtccgagagctctctgtccctcgattgaagctgtgtgtacggtatactgtccatgtccagaaagataagaaaaacatcttcaaagtagtccatgtgacatcagagggtccgttagaatattttgaagcatcaaaaatacattttggtccaaaaatatcaaaaactatgattttattcagcgttgtcttctcttccgtgtctgtttatgagagagttcaaaacaaagcagtttgtcatatccggttcgcgaacgaatcactcgatgtaaccggatctttttgaaccagttcaccaaatcgaactgaatcattttaaatggttcttgactccaaacgcattaatccacaaatgactcaagctgttaacttttttaatgtggctgacactccctctgagttcaaacaaaccaatatcccggagtaattcatttactcaaacagtagactgactgaactgctgtgaagagagaactgaagatgaacacaaagccgagccagataacgaacaaaagactgactcgttcacgagtcaagaactggttgcatcggtttttggatcaccagtagtgatgggaagttcggttcttcgggacagttcgattcaataaaccggttgaagaaaacggttcaccggttcttttgtgctcgacgtaatggcatcattggcCTTCatccaagccttcggtttacccgcgctcataacactagcacagaatcagttcagaatcaatcaacaaaagaataatttcggttcagacgctctgtgtgtcggtctgcttcacgctgaatcacacatgcgcagtatgcAGTACTCGAGAaagagtcagtcttttgttcattatctggctcggctaggtgttcatcttcagttctctcttcacagcagttcagtcagtgtactgtttgagtaaatgaattactccgggatattggtttgtttgaactcagagggagtgtcagccacattaaaaaagttaacagcttaagtcatttgtggattaatgcgtattagagacgtgaaccgtttcaaatgattcagttcaattctgTGAactggttacatcaaatgattcattcacgaaccTGATATCACTACACATCAGTGAACACGCTCACAATAGACCTGGatgagaagacaatgatgaataaagtcgtagtttttgttatttttggaccaaaatgtattttcgatgcttcaaaatattctaactgaccctctgatgtcacatggactactttgatgatggactaaatctaaaatatcttaaactgtgttccaaagataatgggttcttatgggtttggaacgacatgaaggataattattaataacataattttcatttttgggtgaactaaccctttaaggctagACTACACTGTaagactcaactgattttaaaacacTATGCCCTGACTAACTTGCTGATTTCTTTGCAAATGGCTATATACAGCATCACACAGCAAATGACTTAGGATCACACACTAACTTGCACAGAAACATGTGCCTCTTAGTGAAAAGATGCTTGAATCAGtatgaaatattaaacatgttcaaTATCCTCCAGCTGGTCAGAGTCGGCTCCCATCATACACTACatgattttctgtgaaatctgcAGTCTGTCAACTTTCACTTGTCCAGACTCGAGAAGTATAGTGTATTCCAGACATTACTTTGATTTTGAGAGCCACTTCTGCAAGTGtttctttacattttaatgttgtgtGACTTACCACAAAAAAAGGAGTTTAATTTCCCTCCCAAAACTAGTGTAACACAGACACCTTAGATGATTTATGGGATTTCCTGTGTTGCACTGGTAGTCGAGCTCTTTTACAGCTTTTAACCTGCAGTACATTAGATCAGTGTTTTGCCTGTAAGAAGATTATATCATTGATCTGGGCAAAGTTTCCCAATGAAGATATGCCTTGTGTTACAGTGATCTTTGGCTAAAATGTTCTTAATTTAATATGAGGTTGAATGTTGTCAAAGGTTATGGGAAACAGTTTAAAGCTTTTTATGAGTGATCGTAAGCTCGTATTGGAATCTTGCTTTTGGGAAATCCTTATTAGTTTTTCTCTGCTCTGTGGAACTAGACAGTGCCTGATTGTCTAGTTATTATTCCCATCCATCTGTGTAAATGTTTTGATGTGGGAGTGTTTGTGTGCaacttaaaatgtatgaattacaTTATCCAATTTTGATGTATTTtcttacagcatttattaatgttaatttttaaatataaatgctaaAATGTATCAGTATATGTAAAATTTTACATTAACCTAGATTgatgcttgttttctttttaaaggtTGAAATATGTTTACAATTTTCGCTGAAAATTTGGTGCtaataagatttttatttcatattaatcaacatattaaaatgatttctaaaggatcatgtgacattgaagactggaaaatTCTACTTtgtcatatcaggaaaatatatacaatagataaaatatattacaatagaaaacagttaagtttaaattttaataatgtttctttattgtattttctatcaaataaatgcaccccttttaaaaaaaatcttaccaacaacAAACTTTTACATGtacttatgtttatgtttatgtttatgtttacatGTACGCATAGATTTAAAATGAGGCAAATGTGGCACCTGCAAATACACGATGACCCTTTTTTTAGaacttctattttttatttttaccatctGATCTTTTTGCATAGGAAATAATATAGGTCCAATGACATTTTTGCACTAAACAGTCCATATACTGTTGGGTCACTGTATGTAAGGTCCCTTTTTATGTCCACACCCTATAACAGTTATATTGTCCCTGCTCTTTGTCCCCATTCTGTGCAGGTACTTCTGTCTGTGATGGTGACGTGTGGTGTCTGTGCTGCATTGGTGCATTGGGGACATGTCCATCTGAACTCTGTGACCCACATGCTCTCAACAAAGAGAAACGCCACCTTCATTCAGTCCAGGAACGGCCCACACTCATCTGACTTTGTCTTTCCTAATGACTCTGTACCCTGGCTGGACTTCCCCCTTCCAGGTAATGTGAAAGatcagttttcagttttagtagCTTTGTAGCAGCGCGATAGAAAtggtattttttcctttttttgtttcgATCTTTATGTTTCTTGTGTACTTTCAGCTCCAGCGCTCCCCCTGCTGTCTGGGAAAAGCATTGCAGCAGGAGTGGCAGCAGGCCTGTCTAGCAGCATTAGCTCTCCGGCTGTCTACGTGGTGGCAGCTCGGCTCCTGAAGGCTCCTGTGGCCCCAGCACATGCCTGTAACAGGGGCCTGTGTGTGGATGGACTGGGAAGTGTGCTCTCTGGCCTGATGGGGGCGCCAGCAGGAATGTGCAGCAGTGTGCCTAATGCATGTGTTATTGGGCTCAGCCAGGTGAGAGACTGTACTGATGCTTTCACAAAAGTATTATGATTGATAGGTTTGCCTAGGATTCATTCtgttaatgtttattgttatatctcttcatgatgtttctctttttctctcagtcTGGGTCCCGGAGCAGTGTGCAGCTCGCTGGGGTGTTGTTGTTAATTCTCGGGGTGTCTCCTCAATTAGCTCAGATGGTCTGCTCAGTCCCTCTGGCCATCCATGGTGATCATCAttgtagatttttatattttcattttccaaaCATCCAAAGGACTTTCCATCTTTGTAGCTCATACTCTACTCTAGTCTTCTTGACTGTATACACAAATCCGCACAGCTACGCAGGTTTATTTCATCGGGTCAATCTATAGTTATGGTTTCAGCCTGAAGATTATGTTGTTATACTCATAGTCTAAATGTTTGCATTTGCTCTTGTTCTCTCAGGTGCGGTGCTCAGCGTGACCTACACGCTTTCCGTAGCAACAGGGATAACTTATTTCCAACATGCAGATGTTGACTCTGGACGCAACATTTTTAATATCGGCTTCACAGTGTTCATGTCACTAGCACTGCCACGCTGGTTCAGACTTCACTCTAACTTCATACAAACAGGTATGGGATAATGCATGTGCTTCATTAAAggacattatatacattattttgacACGGGTCCATTTCATTGGATGAATTTTCATCTCTTTGTGTTCAGGTGTACCCAGTGTTGATGTGTTTCTCCGGTC
This genomic window contains:
- the slc23a3 gene encoding solute carrier family 23 member 3, which gives rise to MVKTHRCKKLSCKEQPLDQEWHRRIESLDVNSSPSLMLNIALALQHVLVLSSLCALVVETLIQEVDKDRIVAYVFFNSGISTLLQSWIGSRLPLILAPSLDFLIPALALLSAQSGTAVACRGQCTEPEEPVAPALPIRELRGMAVVAGMVQLAVGLTGLVGFALGHCGPLVLAPLLCILGFSIYREAALFCSDHWGMAALAVVLLVILSQHLHYFLRLSAFSVCKRLSVLLSVMVTCGVCAALVHWGHVHLNSVTHMLSTKRNATFIQSRNGPHSSDFVFPNDSVPWLDFPLPAPALPLLSGKSIAAGVAAGLSSSISSPAVYVVAARLLKAPVAPAHACNRGLCVDGLGSVLSGLMGAPAGMCSSVPNACVIGLSQSGSRSSVQLAGVLLLILGVSPQLAQMVCSVPLAIHGAVLSVTYTLSVATGITYFQHADVDSGRNIFNIGFTVFMSLALPRWFRLHSNFIQTGVPSVDVFLRSLLTLPVLFVGVLAFLLEHTVSGTLPERGLARHEGTKKILSLADLQQGYSHSPNMVYDPPPLVMKVLDLRGLRSVPFCACRSPPVEEVVVTVPEMSSLLPDKDAAVSSS